Proteins from a genomic interval of Sphingobacterium sp. SYP-B4668:
- a CDS encoding beta-N-acetylhexosaminidase: MKKYILIAALFVVSQLLSFAGQTQQDFAVRGFHLDLRVQVMKMPALKKFAKQLQIGGINTLIMEWEATYPFENHPLIPNQFAYTREEVREFVDYCEDMGIDVIPLQQSFGHVEYILRHYRYKDMREDQKDYSQINPLKEEQAKALFKDLYKDMISTHKSEYIHIGGDETYLLGHSKESQAKVAAVGKGRLYGDYIKLLCQLVVELGKKPVLWADIAMKYPDALQGIPKETIFIDWNYGWDVDMFGKHSNLLNSGFEIWGAPSLRSHPDNYFLTQWEKHFKNIHDFIPLARKFGYKGIVMTSWSTSGLYGSTWESPKDLVELYPIRRVYPLSGFNMLIEAYFSALRTKEPINIRQFVHQYGEQQYGFEEREVDKFWNALRSNPYEINQGVGSVQSVSIAQMKDSADWVLRELKSLSPKKNKREFAHYVLMAQIRQRYLRYMDVEMALNRPDFDVSSLPRLKMELKGLLDERLDKVFKDLNSDFLYTEEIHQENELRNSKIRLLQARLNRLGKK, from the coding sequence ATGAAAAAATACATCCTCATTGCTGCCCTATTTGTGGTTAGCCAACTGCTTTCTTTTGCAGGGCAGACCCAACAAGATTTTGCCGTACGCGGCTTCCATTTGGACTTACGGGTGCAGGTCATGAAGATGCCTGCGCTGAAGAAATTTGCTAAGCAATTACAAATTGGAGGTATCAATACGCTAATTATGGAATGGGAAGCTACATATCCGTTTGAGAATCATCCCCTCATTCCTAATCAATTTGCCTATACACGCGAGGAAGTACGTGAATTTGTAGATTATTGCGAAGATATGGGGATTGATGTGATTCCCTTGCAACAAAGTTTTGGACATGTGGAGTATATCCTTCGGCACTACCGCTACAAGGATATGCGGGAGGATCAAAAAGACTATTCACAGATTAATCCACTGAAGGAGGAACAGGCCAAGGCACTTTTTAAAGATCTATACAAAGATATGATCAGTACGCATAAGTCTGAGTATATCCATATTGGAGGGGATGAAACCTATCTGTTGGGGCATTCGAAAGAATCGCAAGCGAAAGTCGCAGCGGTAGGAAAGGGCCGGTTGTATGGCGATTATATCAAGTTGCTTTGCCAGTTGGTGGTAGAGCTTGGCAAGAAGCCTGTCCTATGGGCGGATATTGCCATGAAGTATCCGGATGCACTTCAGGGAATTCCGAAGGAAACTATTTTTATAGATTGGAACTATGGCTGGGATGTGGATATGTTCGGTAAGCACAGTAATCTATTAAACTCAGGATTTGAGATTTGGGGGGCGCCATCATTACGTAGTCACCCCGATAACTATTTTCTGACGCAATGGGAGAAGCACTTTAAAAATATACATGATTTTATCCCATTGGCAAGGAAGTTTGGCTATAAAGGGATTGTCATGACTTCGTGGTCTACTTCAGGTCTCTATGGAAGTACTTGGGAAAGCCCCAAGGATTTGGTTGAATTGTATCCGATACGTCGGGTCTATCCGTTGTCTGGTTTCAATATGCTTATTGAAGCATATTTTTCTGCCCTGCGGACTAAAGAGCCCATCAATATTAGACAATTTGTTCATCAATATGGGGAGCAGCAGTATGGATTTGAAGAGCGAGAAGTTGATAAGTTTTGGAATGCTCTTCGGTCAAATCCTTATGAAATTAACCAAGGGGTGGGTAGTGTGCAATCCGTTTCTATCGCACAGATGAAAGATAGTGCAGACTGGGTGTTGCGCGAACTCAAGTCGTTATCCCCAAAAAAGAACAAAAGAGAATTTGCCCATTATGTACTTATGGCGCAGATAAGGCAGCGTTATTTGAGATATATGGATGTAGAGATGGCTTTGAATAGGCCTGACTTTGATGTTAGTAGTCTGCCGAGGTTGAAGATGGAACTTAAGGGCTTGCTGGATGAACGATTGGATAAGGTGTTTAAAGATCTCAATTCCGACTTTCTTTATACTGAGGAAATACACCAAGAGAATGAACTGCGTAATAGTAAGATTAGGCTGTTGCAAGCCCGATTGAATAGATTGGGTAAGAAATAG
- the rfbB gene encoding dTDP-glucose 4,6-dehydratase, whose protein sequence is MNKTIIITGGAGFIGSHVVREFVHKYPQYHIVNLDALTYAGNLENLKDIQDFPNYTFVKADITDAGHILDVFRHYRPNGIIHLAAESHVDRSIADPSAFVMTNVIGTVNLLNAARDIWKDDYRGKRFHHVSTDEVYGALGDTGLFTEETNYDPHSPYSASKASSDHFVRAYHDTYGLPIVITNCSNNYGPNHFPEKLIPLCIHNILNNKPLPIYGDGKYTRDWLFVIDHAKAIDLVYHQGKDGGSYNVGGFNEWQNIDLVKELCKQMDQKLNRPEGTANKLITFVKDRPGHDLRYAIDATKINQELGYQPSVTFEQGLSLTIDWFLSNQVWLDNVTSGEYQKYYQEQYSK, encoded by the coding sequence ATGAACAAAACCATTATCATTACCGGAGGAGCTGGCTTTATCGGTTCCCATGTAGTGCGGGAGTTTGTCCATAAATACCCCCAATACCATATTGTCAATCTCGATGCTCTGACGTATGCTGGTAATCTTGAAAATCTGAAAGATATTCAAGACTTCCCAAATTATACGTTCGTGAAAGCTGATATCACCGACGCAGGCCACATCTTGGATGTATTCAGACACTATCGACCAAATGGCATAATACATTTGGCTGCAGAGTCACATGTGGATCGGTCTATTGCGGATCCTTCAGCATTCGTGATGACCAATGTAATCGGTACGGTGAATCTCTTGAATGCTGCTAGGGATATTTGGAAAGATGATTATAGGGGCAAGCGTTTTCACCATGTTTCTACGGACGAAGTATACGGTGCGCTAGGTGATACGGGACTGTTTACAGAAGAGACCAACTATGACCCTCATTCTCCATATTCTGCTTCCAAAGCATCATCCGATCATTTTGTCCGTGCTTATCATGATACATATGGGCTACCGATTGTGATTACCAACTGTTCAAACAATTATGGTCCTAATCACTTTCCCGAAAAATTGATTCCTCTCTGTATTCACAATATCTTAAACAACAAGCCCCTCCCGATCTATGGTGATGGAAAATATACGCGTGATTGGCTTTTTGTGATTGACCATGCTAAGGCTATTGATCTGGTGTACCATCAGGGCAAAGATGGAGGTAGTTATAATGTCGGAGGGTTCAACGAATGGCAAAATATTGATTTAGTCAAAGAGCTTTGCAAACAGATGGATCAAAAGCTTAATCGTCCCGAGGGGACTGCCAACAAGTTGATTACTTTTGTCAAAGACCGCCCAGGACACGATTTGCGCTATGCCATAGATGCTACTAAGATTAATCAAGAATTAGGCTATCAGCCCTCTGTCACTTTTGAACAAGGGCTATCCCTGACAATCGATTGGTTTCTTAGTAATCAAGTGTGGTTGGATAACGTTACCTCTGGTGAGTACCAGAAGTATTATCAGGAGCAGTATAGTAAATAG
- a CDS encoding adenylyltransferase/cytidyltransferase family protein, producing MKIGITFGVFDLLHAGHIMMLEEARRNCDYLIVGLNTDPSEVFPDKAHPTQTIVERYIQLEGCRYVDEIIPYTSEQDLADIIQGMPIDVRIIGEEYRDQDFTGRQYCVDRGIEIHYNKRSHRFSSSGLRRVVAQKEANR from the coding sequence ATGAAAATAGGTATTACATTTGGCGTTTTTGACCTGCTCCATGCAGGACATATCATGATGCTCGAGGAAGCGCGCCGCAACTGTGACTATCTGATTGTTGGACTCAATACAGATCCATCTGAGGTCTTTCCTGATAAGGCACATCCTACACAAACCATCGTAGAGCGCTATATTCAGTTAGAGGGCTGTCGTTATGTGGATGAGATTATTCCGTATACTTCTGAGCAAGACTTGGCTGATATTATTCAAGGTATGCCGATAGATGTACGCATCATTGGAGAGGAATATCGTGATCAAGACTTTACTGGCAGGCAGTATTGCGTAGATCGTGGAATAGAAATTCATTATAATAAACGCTCGCACCGTTTCTCTAGTAGTGGATTACGTAGGGTTGTCGCTCAGAAAGAGGCTAACAGATAG
- a CDS encoding replication-associated recombination protein A, protein MATRIPLAERMRPQNIVEYVGQEHIVGEGAVLRNALEQGNIPSMILWGPPGVGKTTLALLMAKSLGRPFFSLSAIQSGVKDIREVIEKASQLMKFNQEQPILFIDEIHRFSKSQQDSLLGAVERGLVTLIGATTENPSFEVISALLSRCQVYVLKHLTEEELIGIINMALREDDFLKQDKIDVKEYEALLRLSGGDARKLLNVLELVVNASLTLSKPITNEFVLKQVQQNMAIYDKTGEQHYDIISAFIKSIRGSDPNAAIYWLARMIEGGEDPSFIARRLLILASEDVGNANPNALLLANNCFQAVNVIGWPESRIILAQTVTYLASSAKSNASYEAINKAQALVKQTGDLSVPLHLRNAPTKLMKELNYGTEYKYSHAYPGNFVEQEFMPEAVKGVLLYDPGKNSAEDKLRQSLKEKWKNKYGY, encoded by the coding sequence ATGGCAACACGAATTCCATTAGCAGAACGAATGCGCCCTCAAAATATTGTAGAATATGTAGGGCAGGAACATATTGTAGGTGAGGGGGCGGTATTACGGAATGCCCTTGAACAAGGTAATATCCCATCGATGATTCTTTGGGGGCCTCCAGGTGTGGGAAAAACTACCCTTGCCCTTTTAATGGCTAAATCACTCGGTCGACCCTTTTTCAGCCTGAGTGCCATACAGTCTGGTGTCAAAGATATTCGTGAGGTGATTGAAAAGGCCAGTCAATTGATGAAGTTCAACCAAGAGCAACCTATTCTTTTTATCGATGAGATCCATAGATTTTCGAAGTCGCAACAAGATTCATTATTGGGTGCAGTAGAACGTGGCCTAGTGACATTGATAGGTGCGACAACTGAAAATCCCTCGTTTGAGGTGATTTCGGCCTTGTTGTCTCGGTGTCAAGTATATGTGCTGAAGCACCTGACTGAAGAAGAGCTAATCGGTATCATCAACATGGCGCTGCGTGAAGATGATTTTCTAAAGCAAGATAAGATTGATGTAAAAGAATATGAGGCACTTTTGCGGCTTTCTGGCGGTGATGCCCGTAAACTACTTAATGTCCTAGAACTCGTCGTCAATGCCTCTCTGACTCTGTCTAAGCCGATTACGAATGAATTTGTGCTTAAACAGGTCCAGCAGAATATGGCTATATATGACAAAACGGGTGAGCAGCATTATGATATTATTTCGGCATTTATTAAATCTATCCGAGGCAGCGATCCCAACGCTGCGATTTATTGGTTAGCACGCATGATTGAGGGGGGAGAAGATCCTTCTTTTATTGCCCGGAGACTACTAATCCTAGCTTCTGAAGATGTGGGGAACGCGAATCCAAATGCTTTGCTGCTCGCTAACAATTGTTTTCAGGCGGTGAATGTCATCGGTTGGCCCGAGTCTCGTATCATCCTTGCGCAGACCGTTACTTATTTGGCAAGCTCGGCCAAAAGCAATGCTTCTTATGAAGCAATCAATAAAGCTCAGGCGCTTGTGAAGCAGACAGGAGATCTCTCTGTGCCATTGCATCTGCGCAATGCTCCAACAAAGTTGATGAAGGAGCTTAATTATGGAACCGAATACAAATATTCCCATGCCTACCCGGGTAATTTCGTAGAGCAAGAGTTTATGCCTGAAGCTGTCAAAGGGGTGCTATTGTATGATCCAGGTAAAAATTCGGCTGAAGACAAGTTGAGACAGTCTCTTAAAGAGAAGTGGAAAAATAAATACGGGTACTAG
- a CDS encoding mannose-1-phosphate guanylyltransferase produces the protein MSNIIHVILSGGVGSRLWPLSRKSFPKQYLSLFKEGSLFEMTVNRNQSLVNQVIVVGNKDNHQLSKEVMDNNGIAYVDIVESTPRNTAAAIAFAAFAAHSDDILIVTPSDHVIVGDEAYEEAIKNGLEKATKGYIVTFGIQPTRPETGYGYIEYQNDQVLSFREKPNQDTAEDFIERGNFLWNSGMFCFRADTLLQELQQFEPKVYATALAAWKHRQGNELDEALSKEIPSISIDYAVMERSKKIRVVATDFTWSDLGSFESMYDYLKHTGHPVDENGNMVIGTDTYTAFVGLRDTILVYTKDAFLVLQKDKSQDVKKIYNTLERHQSKLID, from the coding sequence ATGAGCAATATCATACACGTCATCCTTTCGGGGGGAGTTGGCAGTCGCCTATGGCCACTGTCTAGAAAAAGCTTCCCTAAACAATACTTAAGCCTTTTCAAAGAGGGTTCTTTGTTTGAGATGACGGTCAATCGTAATCAAAGTCTCGTCAATCAAGTGATTGTCGTTGGAAACAAAGATAATCATCAATTGAGTAAGGAGGTGATGGATAATAATGGGATAGCCTATGTCGATATTGTCGAGTCAACCCCTCGTAATACTGCTGCAGCTATAGCATTTGCCGCGTTTGCCGCGCATTCGGATGATATTTTGATTGTCACTCCTTCCGATCATGTTATTGTTGGAGACGAAGCCTATGAAGAAGCAATTAAAAATGGACTTGAAAAGGCGACAAAAGGCTATATTGTGACCTTCGGTATCCAACCGACCCGTCCGGAGACAGGTTATGGATATATAGAGTATCAGAACGACCAGGTGCTTTCTTTCCGTGAAAAACCCAATCAGGATACGGCAGAAGATTTTATCGAGCGGGGAAATTTTTTATGGAACTCAGGTATGTTCTGCTTCCGTGCGGATACCCTTTTACAGGAACTTCAGCAGTTTGAACCTAAAGTATACGCTACAGCATTGGCCGCATGGAAGCATCGTCAGGGCAATGAATTGGACGAAGCTCTTTCCAAGGAAATCCCCTCCATCAGTATTGACTATGCTGTGATGGAGCGATCGAAGAAGATTCGAGTGGTGGCTACGGATTTCACGTGGTCCGATTTGGGGTCGTTCGAGTCCATGTATGACTACTTGAAACATACAGGCCACCCCGTTGATGAAAATGGGAATATGGTAATCGGTACCGATACATACACCGCCTTTGTTGGATTGCGAGATACCATTCTGGTCTACACCAAAGATGCATTCTTAGTGTTGCAAAAGGACAAGTCACAGGATGTCAAAAAAATCTACAATACCTTGGAGCGCCATCAATCAAAGTTGATTGATTAG
- a CDS encoding GDP-L-fucose synthase family protein, with protein sequence MDKKIYIAGHRGMVGSAIERVLRAKGYTNIIGRSSKELDLRNQQQVDAFFEEERPDIVIDAAARVGGILANNTYPYQFLMENLQIQNNLIDASLQTGVDKFIFLGSSCIYPKFAPQPLKESSLLTDTLEPTNEAYAIAKIAGVKAVEAVRKQYGKDYVSLMPTNLYGIHDNFDLTSSHVLPAMIRKFHEAKLAGDVPVNLWGSGTPLREFLFVDDLAEAAIFALENVLPDDLYNVGTGQDLTIKDLASCIQEIVGHKGEIRWDSSKPDGTPRKLMDVSKMHALGWQHQVELRDGIQRTYNWFLDNQDNFKEVKL encoded by the coding sequence ATGGACAAAAAGATATATATCGCTGGCCACCGTGGGATGGTAGGTTCGGCTATCGAACGCGTTTTGCGCGCCAAAGGTTATACCAATATTATAGGCCGGAGCAGCAAAGAGCTCGATCTACGTAATCAACAGCAAGTAGATGCATTTTTTGAAGAAGAGCGACCAGATATCGTCATTGATGCCGCCGCGCGAGTAGGTGGAATCTTGGCGAATAATACTTATCCCTATCAGTTCTTGATGGAGAATTTGCAAATCCAAAATAATTTAATCGATGCATCTTTGCAGACAGGGGTGGATAAGTTCATTTTTTTGGGAAGCTCTTGTATCTATCCGAAGTTTGCTCCTCAGCCCTTAAAGGAAAGCTCGTTATTGACCGACACCTTAGAACCTACGAATGAGGCTTATGCCATTGCCAAGATTGCAGGGGTCAAAGCAGTGGAAGCGGTTCGTAAACAGTATGGCAAGGACTATGTAAGTCTGATGCCTACTAATCTGTATGGTATTCATGATAATTTTGACTTAACCAGCTCCCATGTATTGCCGGCTATGATTCGAAAGTTTCACGAGGCGAAGTTGGCTGGAGATGTGCCGGTCAATTTGTGGGGGTCGGGTACACCGCTACGCGAGTTTTTATTTGTAGATGATCTTGCCGAAGCAGCTATTTTTGCGTTGGAAAACGTTCTGCCAGATGATCTTTATAATGTGGGTACAGGTCAGGACTTGACGATAAAGGACTTGGCGTCTTGTATTCAAGAAATTGTGGGGCACAAAGGTGAGATTCGTTGGGATTCTAGTAAGCCAGATGGTACGCCACGAAAACTGATGGATGTATCTAAAATGCATGCTTTGGGCTGGCAACACCAAGTTGAACTTCGCGACGGGATCCAGCGGACGTACAATTGGTTTTTAGATAATCAGGATAATTTTAAGGAAGTAAAATTGTAG
- a CDS encoding adenylyltransferase/cytidyltransferase family protein, protein MKDIQGRDIRIGITFSAFDLLHAGHIKMLEDARRQCDYLICGLQTDPTIDRPEKNKPTQTVVERYIQLKGCRYVDQIVPYATEQDLEDILRAFKIDVRIVGDEYRERDFTGRQYCEETGIELYFNNRDHRFSSSGLRRIVAAKESESVNK, encoded by the coding sequence ATGAAAGATATACAGGGAAGAGATATACGAATTGGAATTACGTTCAGTGCATTCGATCTGCTGCATGCTGGTCATATTAAGATGCTCGAAGATGCCCGTCGTCAATGTGATTATTTGATCTGTGGCTTGCAGACCGACCCCACTATTGATCGGCCTGAAAAGAATAAACCTACACAGACTGTCGTGGAGCGTTATATCCAACTCAAGGGTTGTAGGTATGTTGACCAAATTGTGCCTTATGCTACAGAGCAAGATTTGGAAGATATCCTTCGTGCTTTTAAAATAGATGTTCGTATTGTTGGTGATGAATACCGTGAACGGGATTTTACGGGACGTCAATACTGTGAAGAGACGGGTATAGAGTTGTATTTCAATAATCGGGATCATCGCTTTTCGAGTTCAGGGCTTCGACGTATTGTTGCTGCCAAGGAGTCTGAGTCGGTTAATAAATAA
- the gmd gene encoding GDP-mannose 4,6-dehydratase yields MKTALITGITGQDGAYLAELLLEKGYMVHGIKRRSSLFNTDRIDHLYQDPHQPHQRLKLHYGDLTDSMNLTRIIKETQPDEIYNLAAMSHVKVSFDTPEYTANADGIGTLRILEAVRLLGLEKKTKIYQASTSELYGLVQAVPQSENTPFYPRSPYAVAKMYAYWITVNYREAYGMFACNGILFNHESPLRGETFVTRKITRAVAKIALGLQEKLYMGNLDARRDWGHAKDYVEAMYLILQQEQPEDFVIATGVTTPVRDFIRMAFAEIGFHIRFEGTGVDEVGILDHIDATIAGPLLQGYTPTVQLGDVLIHVDPTYFRPTEVDLLIGDPTKANTKLGWKPKYDLVGLVQEMVASDVALFKKDCELLKAGHKVVNQSE; encoded by the coding sequence ATGAAAACAGCATTAATCACAGGCATTACCGGGCAAGATGGTGCATATTTGGCTGAATTGCTTTTGGAAAAAGGCTATATGGTCCATGGTATCAAACGTCGATCATCGCTTTTTAATACGGATCGTATCGATCATTTATATCAAGATCCACACCAGCCGCATCAGCGATTGAAGCTTCATTATGGAGATTTGACCGACTCCATGAATTTGACGCGGATTATCAAAGAGACCCAACCTGATGAGATTTACAACCTCGCTGCCATGAGCCACGTGAAGGTAAGTTTTGATACACCAGAATATACTGCCAATGCGGACGGTATCGGTACGTTACGGATTTTAGAAGCTGTGCGTTTGTTGGGTTTGGAAAAAAAGACCAAGATTTATCAGGCGTCTACTTCGGAATTATATGGTTTGGTGCAAGCGGTTCCGCAGTCTGAGAATACGCCATTCTATCCAAGGTCGCCGTATGCTGTCGCTAAGATGTATGCTTATTGGATAACGGTCAATTATCGGGAAGCTTATGGTATGTTTGCGTGTAACGGTATCTTGTTCAATCATGAATCCCCACTGCGCGGCGAGACTTTTGTGACGCGTAAGATTACGCGCGCAGTGGCGAAGATTGCTTTGGGACTACAGGAAAAGTTGTATATGGGTAATCTGGATGCCCGTCGAGATTGGGGACATGCTAAAGATTATGTCGAGGCTATGTACTTGATTCTCCAACAAGAGCAGCCTGAGGATTTTGTTATCGCGACAGGAGTGACAACCCCCGTTCGTGATTTTATACGGATGGCATTTGCTGAAATCGGATTTCATATCCGATTCGAAGGTACTGGAGTGGATGAAGTGGGAATATTAGACCATATCGACGCGACCATTGCTGGTCCTTTACTCCAAGGGTATACACCGACTGTACAACTCGGTGACGTATTAATCCACGTAGACCCAACCTACTTTCGTCCTACAGAAGTTGATTTGCTTATTGGAGATCCTACTAAAGCCAATACCAAGCTTGGGTGGAAGCCTAAGTATGATTTGGTGGGACTCGTTCAGGAGATGGTCGCTTCTGATGTAGCGTTGTTCAAGAAAGACTGTGAATTATTGAAAGCAGGCCACAAAGTCGTGAATCAATCCGAATAG
- the rfbC gene encoding dTDP-4-dehydrorhamnose 3,5-epimerase, giving the protein MQITPTKLQGCFILEPTKYGDSRGYFFESFNERSFNELTGTNTHFVQDNQSFSTKGVLRGLHAQVDEYAQAKLVRVLSGEVLDIAVDARAGSATFGQYVALTLSAQNNLQLFIPRGFLHGFVVLSDTAEFFYKCDNFYNKESECGVKYDDPTLAIDWALPANQLIISEKDQILPSFAEVFK; this is encoded by the coding sequence ATGCAAATTACACCAACAAAATTGCAAGGCTGTTTTATCCTAGAGCCAACCAAATATGGCGACAGTCGAGGCTATTTTTTTGAAAGCTTTAACGAGCGTAGCTTTAATGAACTCACGGGAACGAATACTCATTTCGTGCAGGACAATCAATCCTTTTCGACCAAAGGTGTATTGCGAGGGTTGCACGCGCAAGTTGACGAGTATGCCCAGGCCAAGTTGGTGCGTGTACTTAGTGGCGAGGTATTGGATATCGCGGTGGATGCGCGCGCAGGGTCGGCTACTTTCGGTCAATATGTCGCATTAACACTTTCTGCCCAGAATAATTTGCAACTTTTCATCCCAAGGGGTTTTTTGCATGGGTTTGTCGTGCTTTCTGACACAGCTGAGTTTTTCTATAAGTGTGATAATTTTTACAATAAAGAGTCCGAATGTGGTGTTAAGTATGACGATCCAACACTAGCCATAGATTGGGCCCTGCCAGCCAATCAATTGATTATTTCGGAGAAAGATCAAATCCTTCCCTCGTTTGCAGAGGTCTTTAAATAG
- a CDS encoding 3'-5' exonuclease, whose product MLDIKASLSSFAAYMGLHSFTAIDFELATAAYNSVCSVGIVCVENGVITDEFYSLVKPPRNEYMWQTTRVHGIKAKNTADAPSFEEIYPKIKELLKGQKMVAHNEKFDREVLSKTMRSYNLDYRELHLPVMWECTSKIYKEKGFKKTKLNLCCEIMGIALNHHEALSDAKAAAFLYLKQEEVTPNLIELHFPSVVVEAVQNVPAQDGSGPGADTTDI is encoded by the coding sequence ATGTTGGATATCAAGGCAAGTTTATCTAGCTTTGCAGCATACATGGGTTTACATTCTTTTACAGCAATAGATTTTGAGTTGGCTACAGCAGCCTATAACAGCGTATGTTCTGTGGGAATTGTCTGTGTCGAAAATGGCGTTATTACAGATGAATTCTACAGTTTGGTCAAGCCTCCTCGCAATGAGTATATGTGGCAGACTACACGTGTACATGGTATCAAGGCCAAGAATACTGCAGATGCGCCTAGCTTTGAAGAAATTTATCCTAAGATTAAGGAGCTCTTGAAGGGGCAGAAAATGGTCGCACATAACGAGAAGTTTGACCGGGAGGTTCTGTCCAAGACGATGAGATCCTACAATCTTGATTATCGAGAATTGCACCTGCCGGTGATGTGGGAGTGTACCAGCAAGATCTACAAAGAGAAGGGTTTTAAAAAGACTAAGCTTAATCTGTGTTGCGAAATCATGGGAATAGCCCTAAATCATCACGAAGCGTTATCTGATGCTAAAGCTGCAGCTTTTTTGTACTTAAAACAAGAGGAAGTTACGCCCAATTTGATTGAACTTCACTTTCCGTCAGTCGTTGTGGAAGCTGTTCAAAATGTTCCTGCTCAAGATGGGAGTGGACCTGGCGCTGATACAACCGATATATAG